DNA sequence from the Vicia villosa cultivar HV-30 ecotype Madison, WI linkage group LG3, Vvil1.0, whole genome shotgun sequence genome:
TTCAGTTTCTTCACCAACTCTGTCCAGATCTTCCATTCACTGTCATCCATAATACAAGCATTTTATGATTCTAAAACCCAAAAAATATAATCTAACATATTTTCAAACTTTTCGTAAAACTCTGAACAATAAAGTTATACCTTTCATTTTCAAAGCGTATCCAACCAACACACACTCCATCTGATATCTCTACCATTCTGGGTTTCATATCCAATCCCACACTGCCCATAACATCAGCTACAAACTGAACATCTTCAACAACAGCAAACCTAACTCCAGATCTGATTCTTTCATGACGAAGCATCCAATTGATTGCAACCATCTCATTCTGCCACACCCCTCCGATGTTCCTCACCTTGCTATCACTCTCCCACATGCATGCAACATTGTCCCGTACATAAACAGCCAAATCAGTGCACGCCTTCGTAACCCGCTCTTTCTTCATCTTCGCCCTCATGCGCAGTAGTTTAGATCTTTCTCTAATCTTCCTTTTAATGGCGAATCGCTGTAAACGATCTTCAaccataataaattttaaatttctgcATGATAAAGAACAAGgttaaatcaaaatcaaactcttAAAGAATATGAAAGAAATATTTTGGATTTAGAAGAAAAGAATCCACAACCTGCATGCTTTCTTAACCTGGGAGAAGGTACCCATTTTCGTTCAACAGATGCAGTGGATTTCGCTTCTGAGATTAAAACCTAATTTCAAGTTCCTCTCATCCACTTATACACTGAAACGTTCCAACCTCTTTAGTCTTCTTTTCCCAAAGTACATCTTCACATACATTATCATTACTCAGTAGGGAAACGTGCAAAAAACGTGGGAAACTGGTATACTGGCTTTTTAGATGACcacattaaaattatattaaattcttcaaatgaataATTAATATCGTTTTATCAATATACACATCACTctgttaattttgaaaaaatttaatacATTGAACTATTTACATTGGGTCTTCActttatttctttcaaaattgaattcgatttatttttaattacattaactcaatttaatttttacaattcCTTTACtacttaatttaatattaattatcttcattcattgCTTTTTTTGTCTTCTATATTTTTcgccaaaaaaatttaatatattcccttttttggtatattttttgttatatatttttgacAAGCTAAAATTTATTATGCTCAAATAAATTgatttctaaacaaatatatatatcaGAATGAATTTTCATacacaatataataattaatgaaTTTATATGTGGTACATTTTAAAACAATTtacataataatattattattggttaTATAAATTATTACGCGACCCATGCGAACCCAGGGGTAATGGATACTTATGGTATATTTTAAAGAATAACGTACGAGTGCGGACACAATGGTGTCTAACTACCTAATTATATGAATTTCATATTAAAtgaaactaattttaaattaatatttatataacaattataatttcaatattttttctttttaatttgtgtatcttttgtatatatttattaactatctttatatatttatttattatttatatcgactttgcgtgacccgtgcgaacgcacgggtcctttactagtttcatcgaaagaagaagaaaaaaaacaaatgaagtaCTATCAAATACTGACACGCGTGTGCTCATCACGGAAACATGTATATCCAAAAAACAGAGTGAGTAGTGTATGACGTGGCAGTGATTATTCTTTCACGTGATAGACTTCCCACGTAACATCTGACGTTCATCTTATTTTCCCTCAATTTGGATTGGATCATCTTTTTGTCCACTACCTAATTTCCTAACTAAAATAACCATATTTACAATCTCCGAGTAGCCATTTCAATAATTTACTCAatataataatttcaaaatccatTGCCATTCTCACCGTCTGAATCTCTACTTTCATTTTGTTTCTTCACTTTCTCATATGCACCATGATGAAGAAATCCACCACCATCCTCACCTACTTCAAATATCGAATCACTCCTCTTCTCGCCGATCGTCGGAAACCTAATCTCACCAATCTTCTTCCACGTCGCTTTAACTCCACCACTGCGACTAACCCTTCCATTCACGACCAGGTTTTAGATTTTCCTGGAGGAGATGTCAAATTCATCCCTCAAATGAAGTTTTTATCCGAATCAACGCAAGAGAGAATCCCTTGTTACCGTGTTCTTGATGACTATGGGGACCTGATTTCAGGGACTCAGTCTGTACAGGTTTTTTTTCACTAACTTCACGTTCATTTTCATTGATTTGCTTCTGCTgtgtgaaaataaataaataaatattggtgTTAGGTTGGTGAGGACGTTGCTGTTAAAATGTATAATAACATGGTTGCACTTCAAACTATGGATACTATCTTCTATGAAGCGCAAAGACAAGGAAGAATCTCATTTTATTTAACAACAAGCGGGGAAGAGGCTATCAACATTGCATCTGCTGCAGCTCTTTTcatggatgatattatctttccCCAGGTTACTTATCATCTATGAAGCTTATCATTTATGAAACACAGACACCGGAAACACGACACCGACACTAACACGTCAACAccgataataatttaaaaaatgaataaattaaacgtaatcacaaaTGTCTGTGTTAGTTTCGGACACCAACATTGCCATATActcaactttttttttatttgttatgattTTGGTAAAGAGATAACTATTTTGTTAAGACTTGAAATGATCTTAGAGAAATTAGGATTGATTGCATGCAGTATAGGGAACCGGGGGTCTTGTTATGGCGTGGTTTCACTCTGCAAGAATTTGCAAATCAATGTTTTTCCAATAAATTTGATAATGGGAAAGGAAGGCAGATGCCCATCCATTATGGGTCTAACAAGCACAACTATATGACTGTAGCATCAACCATTGCGTAAGTATTGAAAATTTTGATCTATGTAcgatattattattgttgttgctgCTATTTTCCCCAATGATTATGAAGGTTAAAAAAGGAAACATTTACTTTGATCTGTAGTACGCAAATTCCCCATGCTGTTGGAGCTGCATATTCCTTAAAGATGGACAAAAAGGATGCATGTGCCGTAACTTACTTCGGAGATGGCGGTTCAAGTGAGGTAAATTGTACAATTTCTATGATAGTAAGACTCATTTCCCCCATTTATGAAAGGAGACTTCTGTGTGATTTAAACACGGCATGGATTTGTGATAGAATGATTTTGTTTTCATGTGCGATCATTATCAAGGATCCTCGATATGTTAAgattttcttcttttgtttttcataTTGTAATAGATTGAGTTATGAGCTATGACAGGGAGATTTCCATGCCGGATTAAATTTTGCTGCGGTAATGGAGGCCCCGGTCATTTTTATATGCCGGAATAATGGATGGGCTATCAGTACCCCTACATCAGATCAGTTTCGAAGTAATTCTCTGTTCCTTCTGTTTCAATTTCTTCTAACTGTCTAGCTCTTTAGCATTGTCTTGCAATGTCTAACAGCATGTTGTGCTGGTTTTTGTGTTTAAAAATAGGTGATGGTATTGTTGTAAAAGGACAAGCTTATGGAGTTCGTAGTATTCGTGTAGATGGGAATGATGCTCTGGCCATTTATACTGCTGTTCAAGCTGCTCGTCAAATGGCAGTTAGCGAAAAGAGACCAATTTTAATAGAAGTAAAATGATACTAACCTTTGAAGCCAAATCTTTGGGCATGTTAAAAAAGATGCTGGTATGTGGTCTCATATTGCAGCGTGTTTAACGGCAGACCAATGTTGTATATGTTTCTTCTGTTTTTTCAGGCTCTTACATATAGAGCAGGACACCACTCCACGTCAGATGACTCTACCAAGTATCGTCCTGCCAAAGAGATTGATTGGTGGAGATCGGCACGTGATCCTGTGGCGAGATTTAGAAAGTGGATAGAAAGGAATGGCTGGTGGAATGACATTGCTGAGTCTGAGCTTCGAAACAGTTTGAGACAGCAGGTAAACTATAGTCATGACTTGAATTTGATTTAAATGGATCCCTAAAAACATTGTTGAATAGTTATTCTAACTCAAAAATTTCCTGCTACAGCTTCTACAGACGATTCAAGTTGCCGAGATTGTAGAAAAACCTCCCCTTGCAGACCTGTTTAATGACGTTTATGACGTTCCTCCGACCAATCTCCGTGAGCAGGAGAAATGGCTGAAGGAGACTGTAAACAAACATCCACATGAGTATCCAACAAATATTCCCATGTAGTTTTAATTTTAACTCTTAACCACAACATCTAGTTTGAAGATGCCATAAAATCATCTTCAAACTTGGATTTTCTGTGTATTATGAATTGGAGAATAATGAGGTTGACATCCTCAAATAAATCATTAGTTCTGAATATTTTTGGCACCACCTTTAAgttatcttttatgttttaaaaaatatacatattaatttattcaaaataaaataaatattactgaAGAAATACACATGGCATCATTAACTG
Encoded proteins:
- the LOC131655508 gene encoding 2-oxoisovalerate dehydrogenase subunit alpha 2, mitochondrial-like, encoding MMKKSTTILTYFKYRITPLLADRRKPNLTNLLPRRFNSTTATNPSIHDQVLDFPGGDVKFIPQMKFLSESTQERIPCYRVLDDYGDLISGTQSVQVGEDVAVKMYNNMVALQTMDTIFYEAQRQGRISFYLTTSGEEAINIASAAALFMDDIIFPQYREPGVLLWRGFTLQEFANQCFSNKFDNGKGRQMPIHYGSNKHNYMTVASTIATQIPHAVGAAYSLKMDKKDACAVTYFGDGGSSEGDFHAGLNFAAVMEAPVIFICRNNGWAISTPTSDQFRSDGIVVKGQAYGVRSIRVDGNDALAIYTAVQAARQMAVSEKRPILIEALTYRAGHHSTSDDSTKYRPAKEIDWWRSARDPVARFRKWIERNGWWNDIAESELRNSLRQQLLQTIQVAEIVEKPPLADLFNDVYDVPPTNLREQEKWLKETVNKHPHEYPTNIPM